ATAGCTGGCCATGAGGCCTGCCTCGTACACCCTGCCGTGTTTTTCCACGGACTCCAGAAAGGTGTCCGCGAAGAGCTTGATGTTGCGTTCGGACGCATGCCCGGTTTCCCGGGCCATGTGCCGGAGCACGTCCATGATTCGGGCCACGTCGATATTGTTGGGACATCGGGTGGTGCAGGACTGGCAGGAGCCGCACAGCCACAGGGACTTGCTGTCCAGCACGACTTCCTTTTGCCCGGTCTGGACCAGACGCATGATCCTGTTCACGGGAATGTCGT
Above is a window of Pseudodesulfovibrio tunisiensis DNA encoding:
- a CDS encoding 4Fe-4S dicluster domain-containing protein, whose protein sequence is MKTTNMNARDAEFIHEVEERSGQQVVRCYQCGNCTAGCPYNFAYDIPVNRIMRLVQTGQKEVVLDSKSLWLCGSCQSCTTRCPNNIDVARIMDVLRHMARETGHASERNIKLFADTFLESVEKHGRVYEAGLMASYVAQTGKFLNDLDLAPAVLTKGKLSLKPHPVHKREAVEEIFLRFREKSKQ